In a single window of the Centropristis striata isolate RG_2023a ecotype Rhode Island chromosome 18, C.striata_1.0, whole genome shotgun sequence genome:
- the tmem151ba gene encoding transmembrane protein 151B: MSPASAATASESSTTTVPEEEPDSPREEQRPQKQSLTKSLCQETHWKCLLLSLLMYGCVGVMAWCQVTKVTRLSFDSAYKGKSMMYHDSPCSNGYIYIPLAFLVMLYVVYLVECWHCYTRNELQYKVDVENVADRILRMQQATPCIWWKAISYHYIRRTRQVTRYRNGDAYTTTQVYHERVNTHVAEAEFDYGNCGVKDIAKQLLGLEDFPITRLRFTKCFSFANVESENSYLTQRARFFTENEGQDDYMEAREGMHLKNVDFKEYMIAFSDPDHLPWYAANSTFWVAAAFTLSWPLRVLIEYRTACVHYHVEKLFGFDYVPATPSEERPHCRHIPRVNTIDSTELEWHIRSNQQLVPSYSEAVLMDLAQLSGSCNNYSVCGGYGSYRQNCERCHRAISSSSIFSRSALSICNTGSPRIPFSASRFSLGRLYGSRRSCLWSSSGSLNERSCPTESTRCLSGQQTNSEENPPAYQDALYFPVLIVHRNEGCLNHDHRSLHRNGSCVETSL; the protein is encoded by the coding sequence CAGCGGCCCCAGAAACAGTCCCTGACTAAATCCCTGTGTCAGGAAACTCACTGGAAATGCCTGCTGCTGTCCCTGCTGATGTACGGCTGCGTCGGGGTGATGGCCTGGTGCCAGGTGACCAAGGTCACGCGCCTCTCTTTCGACAGCGCTTACAAGGGAAAGTCTATGATGTACCACGACAGTCCCTGCTCCAACGGCTACATCTACATCCCGTTGGCCTTCCTGGTCATGCTCTACGTGGTCTACCTGGTGGAGTGTTGGCACTGCTACACCAGGAACGAGCTGCAGTACAAGGTGGACGTGGAAAACGTTGCAGACCGCATCCTGAGAATGCAGCAGGCTACACCGTGCATCTGGTGGAAGGCCATTAGCTACCATTATATCAGGAGGACGCGGCAGGTGACGCGCTACCGTAATGGAGATGCTTACACCACCACGCAGGTCTACCACGAGCGAGTCAACACCCATGTGGCTGAGGCCGAGTTTGACTATGGTAACTGTGGGGTTAAGGACATCGCGAAGCAGCTGCTGGGCCTGGAAGACTTCCCCATCACCAGGCTGAGGTTCACTAAGTGCTTTAGCTTCGCCAACGTGGAGTCAGAGAATTCGTACCTGACCCAGCGGGCCCGGTTCTTCACAGAGAACGAGGGCCAGGATGACTACATGGAGGCCCGTGAGGGGATGCACCTGAAGAATGTAGACTTTAAGGAGTATATGATTGCCTTTTCTGACCCTGATCACCTTCCCTGGTATGCAGCCAACTCCACTTTCTGGGTGGCAGCAGCTTTCACACTCTCCTGGCCTCTGCGGGTGCTGATAGAGTACCGCACTGCCTGTGTACACTACCATGTAGAGAAGCTGTTTGGCTTTGACTATGTGCCAGCAACACCGTCTGAGGAGCGGCCACATTGCAGACACATCCCGCGAGTCAACACAATCGACAGCACGGAGCTGGAGTGGCACATTCGCTCCAACCAGCAGCTGGTGCCGAGCTACTCAGAGGCAGTCCTCATGGACCTGGCGCAGCTCTCAGGGAGCTGTAACAACTACTCCGTATGTGGAGGCTACGGTAGCTACAGGCAGAACTGTGAACGCTGCCACCGTGCCATCAGCAGCTCCTCCATCTTCTCTCGCAGCGCCCTAAGCATCTGCAACACGGGGAGCCCCCGCATCCCCTTTAGCGCCAGCCGCTTCTCGCTGGGTCGGCTGTACGGCTCCAGGCGGAGCTGCCTGTGGAGTAGCAGCGGCAGCCTGAATGAGCGGTCCTGCCCCACAGAGAGCACGCGCTGTCTGTCAGGCCAGCAGACCAACAGTGAGGAGAACCCTCCAGCCTATCAGGACGCTCTGTACTTCCCAGTGCTCATAGTACATCGCAACGAAGGCTGCCTCAACCACGACCACCGCTCTCTGCACAGAAACGGCTCCTGTGTGGAGACTTCTCTATGA